TGGGGTCGGCTCGCCGCCCAACGCGTTGGCGATAAAGTAGAGGCGATGGTCGGAGTCGTCGGCGGTGCGAACCGGGAATCGGGAAGAACGCCTAGACCCCTCTCTGCGCTGGGAAACTGAACCGTCCGCCAAGACTCGCGCGCTGGAAAGACTTATTGATTCCGATTGCCTTTTCGCGCGCGGGCAGGACGTGGCGATCGTGCTCGATGGCTGAGAATTCGTACGTCCGCCGCGAAAATTTCCCGCCCTGAATCGGCAAGTAGACCATGCGGGCGGGACCTAAATGACCCCGCCCGCAGGGTCTTTAAGGTTCCCCCAACCCGAAGCACTCAGCGCTAGTTCAGTGCCCCGCACGGGCCATGGCCTCGGTGGTAAAGAATTCCCGGTCAACCGCGCCCATGTTGATATACCAGCATTCGCGCTCCGGCGAGTTCGGACTCGGAAGATAACAGGTAGTCACCAGACCCGACTGCACATCGATGCTCGATGCCGCCACTACGAACTGACGTTTAAATGGATAGACTGCGACCTTGGCGTCGGGAACCGGCCGGTCGCGGTAGGTCAGCAGGTAAATCTGCGTCTTCCAGAGCTCGCCCTTGCGGTCGTAGCTGTCGACGTACGGATTGAACCAGCCCTCCCCGTCAATGTAGACGACGGTTTTGGATTGCAGCACACCGGTGATGCGCTCGGGACGCGGGGTTACTTCCACGATATATTCGTGCCGCATTTCCCAATTGTCGGGACACGCAGTCGCGCCCCCGTCGCTGGGGCAAGGCTGAGCCGGGGATTTGGCGGCGTTCACGCATCCGAGCATGTCGCGCTCGCCGACGAACTTGAAATTGTACTCTTGGAGCTTCGCCCCGAAGCCGCCGGCATGGTCCGCATCCCAGGTGTTGAGCCCGGGCGACGACGACATGATGACCTCGTTGACGCGCCGCACGCGGCGAACCTCCGGAAGGTATGCCCACGCGTCATCGGCCCGCATTGGATCCCAGTAACGGAAGCGCAGACCACCGGCCCCGCGTTCGTTCGCCGGCTGGATAATCGGATAAGCGGCCGAGCGCAGCCATATGCCCGAGACCTTGAAATCGGGATCGGTGGGGAGCGGCTCGACCTCGGTGCGCCCAATTTCCGAGTAACCCGCGACGTGGCCGATCAAGGAATTGAGAAGCTGAACCTGGGGGTGTCCGGGATTGAAGTTCACGACCTGGCATTCGAAGAAGCGCAGGTCGTAATCGTCCGTCGCGATAGGACGAAACGCAGAGTTCCACATGATTTTGGTGGCAACGTCCGCATCGTTGGGGTCGAGGAGCGGGAACGGCTGCCCGGCGACGTAACCCTCGATGGTTCGATGGTCGGCGGAAAGGCGAACCTGACCGGAATATTTCTCCGTGGCGTCTCTGTAGGGTGGTGGCCATTCGATTCGCCCCGGTGCCACGATATGCATCTCCATGCCGCGCGTTACTGCATAGTAGGTGCCCGGACTCACCAGCGATTGGATACTGGCGGCATTGGCCTGCGTGATAGTGTCACCCGGACTTACGCAGAGGGCGGGACGCGTGGATAGCCCGAGCGCAAGCAACGAGAACGTCATCACGGCCGCAAGGCGGCTCCCTACCTTAGGCATGTTTGGCACCTATCGAATGTTAGAGAGGGCATTTTGTCTGCGGGATGCATACACAAAGCTACCCGCAAAGGCAACTCGTGCTTGCGCGCAACCGTGGCGGGACGAGACTCGCCTTAGCACGGAGGCTTTTGCCACAGTCGAGGACCGCGCGAAAAAACCTCCGCCCGGAGAGGTCACAGGTCGCCTGCGGGCGGAGCGGTTCGCCGGACACTAAGACGATGGCGTCAGCGCGGCTACCAGGACCGAGCCAGTGCAAGGTCTTCGCGATTGCTCGCGACTGCGCTGGTGGTGGGGTTCCCGTGCCGGGTGCTTTCGTATCTGTGGTTTCCGGTGCAGGATGGTGTCGCAGAATTCACGCGTGTGTGCACCCATGATCGAGCAG
Above is a window of Candidatus Binataceae bacterium DNA encoding:
- a CDS encoding DUF1329 domain-containing protein, translating into MPKVGSRLAAVMTFSLLALGLSTRPALCVSPGDTITQANAASIQSLVSPGTYYAVTRGMEMHIVAPGRIEWPPPYRDATEKYSGQVRLSADHRTIEGYVAGQPFPLLDPNDADVATKIMWNSAFRPIATDDYDLRFFECQVVNFNPGHPQVQLLNSLIGHVAGYSEIGRTEVEPLPTDPDFKVSGIWLRSAAYPIIQPANERGAGGLRFRYWDPMRADDAWAYLPEVRRVRRVNEVIMSSSPGLNTWDADHAGGFGAKLQEYNFKFVGERDMLGCVNAAKSPAQPCPSDGGATACPDNWEMRHEYIVEVTPRPERITGVLQSKTVVYIDGEGWFNPYVDSYDRKGELWKTQIYLLTYRDRPVPDAKVAVYPFKRQFVVAASSIDVQSGLVTTCYLPSPNSPERECWYINMGAVDREFFTTEAMARAGH